One window from the genome of Thermus tengchongensis encodes:
- a CDS encoding NADH:flavin oxidoreductase/NADH oxidase produces the protein MGLLFTPLELGGLQLKNRLAMSPMCQYSATLEGEVTDWHLLHYPTRALGGVGLILVEATAVEPLGRISPYDLGIWSEDHLPGLRELARRIREAGAVPGIQLAHAGRKAGTARPWEGGKPLGWRVVGPSPIPFDAGYPVPEPLDEAGMERILQAFVEGARRALRAGFQVIELHMAHGYLLSSFLSPLSNQRTDAYGGSLEGRMRFPLQVAQAVREVVPPELPLLVRVSATDWAEGGWGLTDTLAFAERLKALGVDLLDCSSGGVVPGVKVPVAPGFQVPFADAVRKRVGLRTGAVGLLTTPEQMETLLQAGSADLILLGRVLLRDPYFPFRAAKALGAVPEVPPQYQRAF, from the coding sequence ATGGGGTTGCTCTTCACCCCCCTGGAACTCGGCGGCCTCCAGCTGAAAAACCGTCTGGCCATGTCCCCCATGTGCCAGTACTCCGCCACCCTGGAGGGAGAGGTAACCGACTGGCACCTCCTCCACTACCCCACGCGGGCCCTCGGGGGTGTGGGGCTCATCCTGGTGGAGGCCACCGCCGTGGAACCTTTGGGCCGCATCAGCCCCTATGACCTCGGCATCTGGTCGGAGGATCACTTGCCGGGCCTGAGGGAGCTCGCCCGGAGGATCCGGGAAGCAGGAGCGGTGCCGGGGATCCAGCTGGCCCACGCCGGGCGCAAGGCGGGGACCGCCAGGCCCTGGGAAGGGGGGAAGCCCCTGGGCTGGCGGGTGGTGGGGCCAAGCCCCATTCCCTTTGACGCGGGCTACCCGGTACCCGAACCCCTGGACGAGGCCGGGATGGAGCGCATCCTCCAGGCCTTCGTGGAAGGAGCTAGACGAGCCCTTAGGGCAGGTTTTCAGGTGATCGAGCTCCACATGGCCCATGGCTACCTCCTTTCCTCCTTCCTCTCCCCTCTCTCCAACCAGCGCACCGACGCCTACGGGGGCAGCCTGGAAGGGCGCATGCGCTTTCCCCTTCAGGTGGCCCAGGCTGTGCGGGAGGTGGTCCCCCCCGAGCTTCCCCTCCTGGTGCGGGTCTCGGCCACGGACTGGGCCGAAGGGGGCTGGGGCCTAACGGACACCCTGGCCTTCGCGGAAAGGCTCAAGGCCCTGGGGGTGGACCTTTTGGACTGCTCCAGCGGGGGCGTGGTGCCCGGGGTGAAGGTTCCCGTGGCCCCCGGCTTCCAGGTGCCCTTCGCCGACGCCGTGCGCAAGCGGGTGGGCCTGAGGACGGGAGCGGTGGGCCTCCTCACCACCCCTGAGCAGATGGAAACCCTTTTGCAAGCAGGAAGCGCCGACCTCATCCTCCTGGGCCGGGTGCTCCTCAGGGACCCCTACTTCCCCTTTCGCGCGGCCAAGGCCTTGGGGGCGGTCCCGGAGGTACCCCCCCAGTACCAGAGGGCCTTTTAA
- a CDS encoding quinone oxidoreductase family protein, protein MKAVRVHQTGGPEVLRLEDIPIPEPGPGEVLVRLLAIGVNYIDTYKRKGLYPMPLPFTLGEEGAGVVEKVGEGVLGVAPGDKVAFANVQGAYAEYQVVPAERLVPVPEGLDPKLAAAVLLQGMTVHYLLKSTYPVAPGDQVLVHAGAGGVGLLLIQWAKRLGATVYATASTEAKRALAKEAGADYALPYEGFAQAVKALSGGGVDVVYDGVGQSTFEGSLEALRPRGYLVLFGQSSGPVPPLDPQVLNRKGSLFLTRPTLHHYTASRKELLFRAGEVFQAVREGWLRVRIGAEFPLEKAREAHEALEGRRTTGKVLLIP, encoded by the coding sequence ATGAAGGCGGTCCGGGTTCACCAGACAGGCGGCCCCGAGGTCTTGCGGCTGGAGGATATCCCCATTCCCGAGCCGGGACCCGGAGAAGTTTTGGTGCGGCTTCTGGCCATCGGGGTCAACTACATCGACACCTACAAGCGGAAGGGCCTCTACCCCATGCCCCTCCCCTTCACCCTAGGAGAAGAGGGAGCCGGGGTAGTGGAAAAGGTGGGGGAGGGCGTGCTGGGCGTGGCCCCAGGGGATAAGGTGGCCTTCGCCAACGTGCAAGGGGCCTACGCCGAGTACCAGGTGGTGCCCGCGGAAAGGCTCGTGCCCGTTCCCGAAGGGTTGGACCCCAAGCTTGCCGCCGCGGTCCTCCTTCAGGGGATGACCGTTCACTACCTCCTCAAGAGCACCTACCCCGTGGCCCCTGGGGACCAGGTGCTGGTGCACGCGGGGGCCGGGGGGGTGGGCCTCCTCCTCATCCAGTGGGCCAAGCGGCTGGGGGCCACCGTCTACGCCACCGCCAGCACCGAGGCCAAGCGGGCCCTGGCCAAGGAGGCAGGGGCCGACTACGCCCTGCCCTACGAGGGCTTCGCCCAGGCGGTGAAGGCCCTCTCCGGAGGGGGGGTGGACGTGGTCTATGACGGGGTGGGGCAGAGCACCTTTGAAGGGAGCCTCGAGGCCTTAAGGCCCAGGGGCTATTTGGTCCTCTTCGGCCAATCCTCGGGGCCGGTGCCCCCCTTGGACCCCCAGGTCCTGAACCGGAAGGGAAGCCTCTTCCTCACCCGCCCCACCCTGCACCATTACACGGCCAGCCGCAAGGAGCTCCTCTTTCGGGCGGGGGAGGTCTTCCAGGCGGTGCGGGAGGGGTGGCTTAGGGTGCGCATCGGGGCCGAGTTCCCCCTGGAGAAGGCCCGGGAAGCCCACGAGGCCCTGGAGGGGCGGAGAACCACGGGGAAGGTCCTCCTAATCCCCTAA
- a CDS encoding NUDIX hydrolase, giving the protein MRREILVVAAILLDRQGRVLLVGNDWGRRGQVRYTLPGGTVEPGETVLEALVREVREETGLRVKAIEHLAYAIQVEDRRRNERTLAMAFRASYEGLLNPRDPDGHIVEARFFSPEEVVAKLSGHRPLLEPLLDYLGGERGRFYAYTGWSQPGTRV; this is encoded by the coding sequence ATGCGCCGCGAGATCCTGGTGGTGGCGGCCATCCTGTTGGACCGCCAGGGGCGGGTCCTCCTGGTGGGGAACGACTGGGGCCGGCGGGGCCAGGTGCGCTACACCCTCCCCGGGGGCACGGTGGAGCCGGGGGAAACCGTGCTGGAGGCCCTGGTGCGGGAGGTCCGGGAGGAAACGGGCCTCCGGGTGAAGGCCATTGAGCACCTGGCCTACGCCATCCAGGTGGAGGACCGCCGCAGGAACGAGCGTACCCTGGCCATGGCCTTCAGGGCCAGTTACGAGGGGCTTTTGAACCCCCGGGACCCCGACGGGCACATCGTGGAAGCCCGCTTCTTCTCCCCAGAGGAGGTGGTAGCCAAGCTTTCCGGCCACCGCCCCCTCCTGGAACCCCTGCTGGACTACCTTGGGGGGGAACGGGGCAGGTTTTACGCCTACACCGGCTGGAGCCAGCCGGGAACACGGGTCTAA
- a CDS encoding carbohydrate kinase family protein has product MLALAGEVLVDLILEKEAPLGFSGVLGGSALNTATTLSRLGFPVRFFSEVGEDWLSQWSEEEMGRRGLEAFLQRHPGPMPLALVRLGEGGNALYSFHRPFQAAYRPAPGGLKGAWAFHFGSLFALEGRTAGGLEALLQEAEGEGALLSYDPNLRARPSPEERRRLEGYLARVDLLKLSLEDAQLLFPEGPVEAVRRLPPPLKVLTLGPEGAVAFFGEEEVRLPGERVAVADTVGAGDSFTAGLLALLLGKGYGKANLPQLSLQHLEEALRGAIALSALACTVRGAYLPERGLGAWKKRYLGD; this is encoded by the coding sequence ATGCTGGCCCTTGCGGGCGAGGTCCTGGTGGACCTGATCCTGGAGAAGGAGGCTCCCTTGGGCTTTTCCGGGGTGCTGGGGGGCTCGGCCCTGAACACGGCCACCACCCTGAGCCGTCTGGGCTTCCCCGTGCGCTTCTTCTCCGAGGTGGGGGAGGACTGGCTGTCCCAATGGAGCGAGGAGGAGATGGGGCGGCGGGGCCTCGAGGCCTTCCTGCAGCGCCACCCAGGCCCCATGCCCCTGGCCCTGGTGCGCCTGGGCGAGGGAGGAAACGCCCTCTACAGCTTCCACCGGCCCTTCCAGGCGGCCTACCGGCCTGCGCCAGGGGGGCTAAAGGGGGCCTGGGCCTTCCACTTCGGCTCCCTCTTCGCCCTGGAAGGGCGCACCGCCGGGGGCCTCGAGGCCCTCCTTCAGGAGGCGGAGGGGGAAGGGGCCCTTCTCTCCTACGACCCCAACCTGCGGGCCCGCCCTTCCCCGGAGGAGCGGCGGCGCCTGGAGGGCTACCTGGCCCGGGTGGACCTCCTGAAGCTTTCCCTGGAGGACGCCCAACTCCTTTTCCCCGAGGGGCCGGTGGAAGCGGTGAGGCGCCTCCCCCCGCCCCTCAAGGTCCTCACCTTGGGACCGGAGGGGGCGGTGGCCTTCTTCGGGGAGGAGGAGGTGCGCCTCCCCGGGGAAAGGGTGGCGGTGGCGGACACCGTGGGGGCGGGGGACAGCTTCACCGCCGGGCTGCTCGCCCTCCTCCTGGGGAAGGGGTACGGGAAGGCCAACCTTCCCCAGCTTTCCCTTCAGCACCTGGAGGAGGCCCTAAGAGGGGCCATCGCCCTCTCCGCCCTGGCCTGCACCGTGCGGGGGGCCTATTTGCCGGAAAGGGGGCTTGGAGCCTGGAAGAAGCGCTATTTAGGGGATTAG
- the prfA gene encoding peptide chain release factor 1 — translation MLDKLGRLEEEYRELETLLADPEVLKDQKRYQALSRRYAEMGEVIALIREYRKVLEDLEGVEGLLEDPELKEVARAEKEALLSRKAELEKALERHLLPKDPMDERDAIVEIRAGTGGEEAALFARDLLEMYLRFAEEMGFETEILDSHPTDLGGFSKVVFEVRGPGAYGTFKYESGVHRVQRVPATETQGRIHTSTATVAVLPKAEEADFQLNMDEIRIDVMRASGPGGQGVNTTDSAVRVVHLPTGIMVTCQDSRSQIKNREKALMILRSRLLEMKRAEEAEKLRKTRLAQIGTGERSEKIRTYNFPQSRVTDHRIGFTTHDLEGVLSGHLQPLLEALKRADQERQLEAMMEA, via the coding sequence CTGGATAAGCTTGGGCGCCTAGAAGAGGAATACCGGGAGCTGGAAACGCTCCTTGCCGACCCCGAGGTTCTGAAGGACCAGAAGCGCTACCAGGCCCTCTCCCGGCGTTATGCAGAGATGGGGGAGGTGATCGCCCTCATCCGGGAGTACCGGAAGGTCCTCGAGGACCTGGAAGGCGTGGAAGGCCTCCTGGAAGACCCCGAGCTAAAGGAAGTGGCCAGAGCAGAAAAGGAAGCCCTCCTTTCCCGGAAGGCGGAGCTGGAAAAGGCCTTGGAACGCCACCTCCTGCCCAAGGACCCCATGGACGAGAGGGACGCCATCGTGGAAATCCGCGCCGGCACCGGGGGGGAGGAGGCCGCCCTCTTCGCCCGGGACCTTTTGGAGATGTACCTGCGCTTCGCCGAGGAGATGGGGTTTGAAACCGAGATCCTGGACTCCCACCCCACGGACCTGGGGGGCTTCTCCAAGGTGGTTTTCGAGGTGCGGGGGCCCGGAGCCTACGGTACCTTCAAGTACGAAAGCGGGGTCCACCGGGTGCAACGGGTCCCGGCCACGGAAACCCAGGGGCGGATCCACACCTCCACGGCCACGGTGGCGGTTTTGCCCAAAGCGGAGGAGGCGGATTTCCAGCTCAACATGGACGAGATCCGCATCGACGTGATGCGGGCCTCGGGGCCAGGGGGCCAGGGGGTGAACACCACGGACAGCGCCGTGCGGGTGGTGCACCTGCCCACGGGCATCATGGTCACCTGCCAGGACTCTAGGAGCCAGATCAAGAACCGGGAGAAGGCCCTCATGATCCTGAGAAGCCGCCTCCTGGAGATGAAGCGAGCGGAGGAGGCGGAGAAGCTCCGAAAGACCCGCCTGGCCCAGATCGGCACCGGGGAGCGCTCGGAGAAGATCCGCACCTACAACTTCCCCCAGTCCCGGGTCACGGACCACCGCATCGGCTTCACCACCCACGACCTCGAGGGCGTCCTCTCGGGGCACCTCCAGCCCCTTCTCGAGGCCCTCAAGCGGGCCGACCAGGAGCGCCAGCTGGAGGCCATGATGGAAGCGTGA
- a CDS encoding aldehyde ferredoxin oxidoreductase family protein — translation MLGGYAHRLARIDLSSGQVEYFAPDPKDLEMYVGGRGLGVKYVFENGPKVDPLGPDNLLCIMNGPLSGTRAKMSGRLAIVTKSPLTGTVTDSHMGGWTAAKLKWAGFDGLLIRGASDKPVYLLVQDGQVSIHDASDLWGKTTHEVHRILRERHGEDADVMAIGPAGENLVRFANWINNDERAAGRGGTGAVAGSKRLKAIVVVGKQEAMPQPKDPEAWREADRQASATINDPKNVTAPKKGGLSLYGTNVLMNITNVMGALPTFNAQHTCIDGVQTISGEYIREHRLIKDNTCHACPVACKKMVEVHIDGKAIRFESYEYESAWALGAHAGHTDTDWTGYAIYLCNAYGMDTIETGNAIAVLMEATEKGYYTGEDGLRFGDKEGEARLIEAIAYRKGVGDGLAEGPARWAKSIGHPEIALEVKGQSIPAYDPRGLKGMGIAYATSNRGACHLRAYTPASEILGVPYKTDPLAWEGKGKLTKLLQDLSAFTDSLDLCKFSQFAEGPEEYAKQLAAYWGRPVTPEEILRIGERIYNLERYYNNLAGWAEGSDYLPERFLKEPSDCAGSKGQLTELDLMLEEYYRERGWERGVVPPAKLQELGILSQAAD, via the coding sequence ATGCTCGGCGGATATGCCCATAGGCTGGCCCGTATAGACCTTTCCAGCGGCCAGGTGGAGTACTTCGCCCCCGACCCCAAGGACCTGGAGATGTATGTGGGCGGAAGGGGTCTCGGGGTTAAGTACGTGTTTGAAAATGGGCCCAAAGTAGACCCCCTTGGCCCCGACAACCTCCTCTGCATCATGAACGGCCCCCTCTCCGGCACCCGGGCCAAGATGTCGGGCCGCCTGGCCATTGTCACCAAGAGCCCCCTCACGGGCACGGTCACGGATAGCCACATGGGAGGCTGGACCGCGGCCAAGCTGAAGTGGGCGGGGTTCGACGGCCTCCTCATCCGGGGGGCCTCCGATAAACCCGTCTACCTATTGGTCCAGGACGGGCAGGTGTCCATCCACGACGCCTCCGACCTCTGGGGCAAGACCACCCACGAGGTCCACCGCATCCTGCGGGAACGCCACGGGGAGGATGCCGATGTGATGGCCATCGGCCCCGCCGGGGAGAACCTGGTGCGCTTCGCCAACTGGATCAACAACGACGAGCGGGCCGCAGGCCGCGGGGGCACCGGGGCGGTGGCGGGGAGCAAGCGGCTCAAGGCCATCGTGGTGGTGGGCAAGCAGGAGGCCATGCCCCAGCCCAAGGACCCGGAAGCCTGGCGGGAGGCCGACCGCCAGGCCTCGGCCACCATCAACGACCCCAAGAATGTGACCGCCCCCAAGAAGGGAGGGCTTTCCCTCTACGGCACCAACGTGCTCATGAACATCACCAACGTGATGGGGGCCCTGCCCACCTTCAACGCCCAGCACACCTGCATCGATGGGGTGCAGACCATCTCCGGGGAGTACATCCGCGAACACCGCCTCATCAAGGACAACACCTGCCACGCCTGCCCCGTGGCCTGCAAGAAGATGGTGGAGGTCCACATCGACGGCAAGGCCATCCGCTTCGAATCCTACGAGTACGAGTCCGCCTGGGCCTTGGGGGCCCACGCAGGCCACACGGACACCGACTGGACCGGGTACGCCATCTACCTCTGCAACGCCTACGGCATGGACACCATCGAGACGGGCAACGCCATCGCCGTCCTCATGGAGGCCACGGAGAAGGGCTACTACACCGGGGAAGACGGCCTCCGCTTCGGCGACAAGGAGGGGGAGGCCCGCCTCATCGAGGCCATCGCCTATCGCAAGGGGGTGGGGGACGGCCTGGCGGAGGGCCCGGCCCGCTGGGCCAAGAGCATCGGGCACCCGGAGATCGCCCTCGAGGTCAAGGGCCAGTCCATCCCCGCCTACGACCCAAGGGGCCTCAAGGGCATGGGCATCGCCTACGCCACCTCCAACCGCGGGGCCTGCCACCTCCGGGCCTACACCCCCGCCTCGGAGATCCTGGGCGTTCCCTACAAGACCGACCCCTTGGCCTGGGAGGGGAAGGGCAAGCTCACCAAGCTCCTCCAGGACCTCTCTGCCTTCACCGATTCCCTGGACCTCTGCAAGTTCAGCCAGTTCGCCGAGGGCCCCGAGGAGTACGCCAAGCAGCTTGCCGCCTACTGGGGACGGCCCGTGACCCCCGAGGAGATCCTCCGCATCGGGGAGCGCATCTACAACCTGGAGCGCTACTACAACAACCTGGCAGGATGGGCAGAGGGCTCCGACTACCTGCCCGAGCGCTTCCTCAAGGAACCCTCCGACTGCGCAGGCTCCAAGGGCCAGCTCACCGAACTGGACCTGATGCTGGAGGAGTACTATCGGGAGCGGGGCTGGGAGCGGGGCGTGGTGCCTCCCGCCAAGCTTCAGGAACTCGGCATCCTCTCCCAAGCCGCCGACTAA